A stretch of DNA from Staphylococcus equorum:
GAACAAGCATATAATTATGCGATAAAAGTGAATCAACCTAAGACGGAAAACAAATCATCTAAGTCTTATTATAAACAAAAACAATTAGCATCGAGAGAAATGACACCTAAATGGTTAGAAGAACGAGATAATAAAACAGAAACTGACACTTCAAATAATAATGAAGATGATGAAAAATTGAAGAATGATAGAGAACAGTTTTTAAATCAACTTAAAGATAGATGGAAGGAGGACAAGTAGATGAAACCATTTAATCAAATTATGGGTGATTCAAATGATTTATCAAAAAAAATTGCCAAGATAAAAAAAGATGTCGTCAATGATCCAGACGTTAAACAGTTTTTAGAGTCGCATAAAGCTGAACTGACAAATGCGATGATAGATGAAGATTTGAATATTTTACAAGAATATAAAGATCAAGAAAAGCGTTATGATGGTCATAAACTAAAAGACTGTCCCAATTTTGTGACAGGTCATATTCCTGAATTATATATCGAACATAATCATATAAAAATTCGCTATTTACCTTGTCCTTGTAAAATTAAACACGACGAAGAACGGTTTAATAAACATTTAATTACATCGCACCATATGCAACGTGACACACTAGACGCAAAACTTGAAGATATATATATGGATAGAAGAGATCGATTAGATGTCGCAATGGCTGCTAACCAAATTTGTGAAAAAATAACAAATAAAGAGCCCCAAATTAAAGGTTTGTATTTACATGGCCCATTTGGTACTGGTAAATCATTTATCCTTGGCGCAATTGCAAATCAATTAAAAACTGAAAAAATTCCATCTACAATTGTTTATCTACCAGAATTCATCCGTTCACTTAAAGGCGGATTTAAAGATGGTACTTTTGAAACGAAACTCTCTAGAGTAAGAGAAGCAAATATATTAATGTTAGATGATATAGGTGCTGAAGACATTACACCATGGGCAAGAGATGAAGTGATTGGCCCACTGTTACATTATCGTATGGTTCAAGAGTTACCTACATTTTTCAGTTCTAATTTAAGTTTTGAAGAATTAGAATATCATCTCTCTGTCACGCGAGACGGCACAGAAAAAACTAAGTCTGCAAGAATCATGGAAAGAATCAAAACATTATCAACACCATATTTCTTAGAAGGAAAAAATTACAGGAACGATTGAAATCTAAAATAAATGTTGTATAATATAATTAAATCTAAATCATAACAAATGAAATGAAGACGAGATGAATAAGCCACTACTTTACAGAGAACCAGTAAAAGATGAGATGCTGGTAAGTAAGTTTATTCATTACTACTTCATAATTGATGTTGTAATGAACATCCGGCTCAAGACCGTTATCTTACGTAGAGTAAAGTTATTACATCATAACTTTAATTTAGGGTGGTACCGCGAAGACCTCGTCCCTTTTTAGGGATGGGGTCTTTTTGTTTTTGAGTCTAATTCAGTATAAACATCATTTCATTTTGATTTAAGTGCTTGAATAAATAGGAGGGTTTTTATGGAGCAAATAAATATTAAATTTCCAGATGGCAATTCAAAAGTGTTTGATAAAGGTACAACTACAGAAGATATTGCACATTCTATAAGTCCAGGATTAAGAAAAAAAGCTGTAGCTGGTAAATTAAATGGACAACTCATTGATTTAACTAGACCAATTGACGAAGATGGCTCAATTGAAATCGTTACACCTGGTTCTGATGAAGCGCTAGAAGTATTACGTCATTCTACTGCACATCTTATGGCACAAGCCTTAAAACGCCTCTATGGTAATGTTCATTTTGGTGTTGGTCCGGTAATTGATGGTGGATTTTATTATGACTTTGATATGGAAGAAAGTATTTCATCAGATGATTTTGAAAAAATAGAAAAAACAATGAAACAAATTGTTAATGAAAACTATCCAATTGAACGTAAAGTGGTTTCTAGAAATGAAGCTAAATCATTTTTCTCAGACGACCCATATAAGCAAGAATTAATCGATGCTATTCCAGAAGATGAAAATGTGACTTTATATTCCCAAGGAGAGTTCACTGATTTATGTCGTGGTGTTCATGTACCATCTACTTCTAAAATAAAAGAATTTAAATTATTATCTACAGCTGGTGCTTATTGGCGTGGAAATAGTGACAATAAAATGTTACAACGTATATACGGCACAGCATTTTTCGATAAAAAAGAATTGAAAGCACATTTGAAAATGTTGGAGGAACGCAAAGAGCGTGATCACCGTAAAATTGGCAAAGATTTAGAACTATTTGCTAACAACCCTTTAGTAGGTGCAGGTTTGCCACTTTGGTTGCCTAACGGTGCTACAATTCGTCGTGAAATTGAACGTTATATTGTAGATAAAGAAGTAAGTATGGGTTATGACCATGTTTATACTCCTGTAATGGCCAACGTTGATTTATACAAAACATCAGGTCATTGGGACCATTATCAAGAAGACATGTTCCCAACAATGAAATTAGATGAACATGAAGAAATGGTCTTAAGACCAATGAACTGTCCGCACCATATGATGATTTATGCAAATAAACCACATTCATATCGTGAATTGCCTATTAGAATTGCTGAATTAGGTACTATGCATCGTTATGAAGCGAGTGGTGCGGTTTCTGGTTTACAACGTGTCCGCGGAATGACATTAAATGATGCGCATATTTTTGTACGTCCGGACCAAATTAAAGAAGAGTTCAAACGTGTTGTAAATTTAATTGTTGATGTATACAAAGATTTCAACTTTGAAAATTATAAGTTCCGTGTAAGTTATAGAGATCCTGAAGATAAAGAAAAATATTTCGATGACGATGACATGTGGAATAAAGCAGAAAGTATGTTGAAAGAAGCGGTAGACGAACTTGGTTTAGATTATGAAGAAGCAGTAGGCGAAGCAGCCTTCTATGGTCCGAAACTTGACGTACAAGTTCAAACTGCTATGGGCAAAGAAGAAACATTATCTACAGCCCAATTAGACTTCTTGTTACCAGAGAAATTTGATTTAACTTATATTGGTAATGATGGAGAACAACATAGACCAGTAGTCATTCACCGTGGTGTAGTATCTACTATGGAACGTTTCGTCGCATTCTTAACTGAAGAAACAAAAGGTGCATTCCCTGCATGGTTAGCACCAAAACAAGTAGAAATTATACCTGTTAACGTTGATTTACATTATGATTATGCTAGACACATTCAAGACGAGCTTAAATCTCAAGGTGTAAGAGTTGAAATTGATGATCGTAATGAAAAAATGGGTTATAAAATTAGAGAAGCACAAATGCAAAAAATACCTTACCAACTCGTTGTAGGGGACAAAGAAGTAGAAAACAATGAAGTAAATGTACGAAAATATGGTTCCCAAGATCAAGAAACGTTAGAAAAAGAAGAATTCATTTGGAATTTACTCGATGAGATTAGATTGAAAAAACAAAGATAGTCTTGAAACTCTTGAAGAAATCATGTATATTACAGAATAGTGAAGTTAGTTCACATTCATATTAAAATTAAATTTGAGTTAGAGGTTGCATTTTCAATGAGTAATTATTCAGAAGCCGAATGGGGCATATGTTGAATAATAGAAAGGTGAAGATGCCGAAACTTGTATTGTCCATTAACTATACAGGTTGGGCCAGTTATCGAAAGAAACTGGACTGTCACATATGTGATGTGCTACCTATATAAATGCTATTATTAAAATGGTTGCATATCTAATAGGTATGCAACCATTTTATTTTTAGTCAAATGGATTATCATAAATACGTTAACGGGAAAGAGCGAAAATTATAATTGTTGTGTAATTCCATATAGTTAATTACAATGAACTACTGCTCAAACTATAAATAGTATGAATCTTAATCATATAGTAAGTTAACCTCTATATTTAAGGAAGGGAAGCGTCTATGGCAAAACAAGTGAATCAAAATGATGGTGTTCAAAGGGGGCTGAAAGATCGCCATATATCCATGATTGCAATTGGAGGTTGTATTGGGACTGGTTTATTTATGACTTCTGGTGGTGCAATACATGATGCAGGTGGTTTAGGTGCGCTCTTAGCCTTCGCAATCATTGGAGCAATGGTATTCTTCCTCATGACTTCTCTAGGAGAAATGGCAACATATTTACCAGTGTCAGGATCATTTAGTACATATGCTACACGTTTTGTTGATCCATCTCTAGGATTCGCATTAGGTTGGAACTATTGGTTTAACTGGGTAATTACTGTTGCAGCCGATGTAACGATTGCTGCACAAGTAATACAGTATTGGACACCAATGTCAGGTATTCCAGCTTGGAGTTGGAGCTGTCTATTCTTAATTATTATATTTGGACTGAATGCATTGTCCGTTAGAGTATTTGGCGAAAGTGAATATTGGTTTGCTTTGATTAAAGTAGTTACTGTGATTATCTTTATTGCAATCGGTTTATTGACAATAGTTGGTATCATGGGTGGAGAGTTTGTTGGTTTTGACACGTTCACTCAAGGTAGTGGTCCTATTTTAGGTGATGGCTTTGGAGGAAGTATCTTAGCGATTTTAGGTGTGTTCTT
This window harbors:
- the dnaI gene encoding primosomal protein DnaI yields the protein MKPFNQIMGDSNDLSKKIAKIKKDVVNDPDVKQFLESHKAELTNAMIDEDLNILQEYKDQEKRYDGHKLKDCPNFVTGHIPELYIEHNHIKIRYLPCPCKIKHDEERFNKHLITSHHMQRDTLDAKLEDIYMDRRDRLDVAMAANQICEKITNKEPQIKGLYLHGPFGTGKSFILGAIANQLKTEKIPSTIVYLPEFIRSLKGGFKDGTFETKLSRVREANILMLDDIGAEDITPWARDEVIGPLLHYRMVQELPTFFSSNLSFEELEYHLSVTRDGTEKTKSARIMERIKTLSTPYFLEGKNYRND
- the thrS gene encoding threonine--tRNA ligase: MEQINIKFPDGNSKVFDKGTTTEDIAHSISPGLRKKAVAGKLNGQLIDLTRPIDEDGSIEIVTPGSDEALEVLRHSTAHLMAQALKRLYGNVHFGVGPVIDGGFYYDFDMEESISSDDFEKIEKTMKQIVNENYPIERKVVSRNEAKSFFSDDPYKQELIDAIPEDENVTLYSQGEFTDLCRGVHVPSTSKIKEFKLLSTAGAYWRGNSDNKMLQRIYGTAFFDKKELKAHLKMLEERKERDHRKIGKDLELFANNPLVGAGLPLWLPNGATIRREIERYIVDKEVSMGYDHVYTPVMANVDLYKTSGHWDHYQEDMFPTMKLDEHEEMVLRPMNCPHHMMIYANKPHSYRELPIRIAELGTMHRYEASGAVSGLQRVRGMTLNDAHIFVRPDQIKEEFKRVVNLIVDVYKDFNFENYKFRVSYRDPEDKEKYFDDDDMWNKAESMLKEAVDELGLDYEEAVGEAAFYGPKLDVQVQTAMGKEETLSTAQLDFLLPEKFDLTYIGNDGEQHRPVVIHRGVVSTMERFVAFLTEETKGAFPAWLAPKQVEIIPVNVDLHYDYARHIQDELKSQGVRVEIDDRNEKMGYKIREAQMQKIPYQLVVGDKEVENNEVNVRKYGSQDQETLEKEEFIWNLLDEIRLKKQR